The Pirellulales bacterium genome has a segment encoding these proteins:
- a CDS encoding MMPL family transporter, translated as MSQRRRAWWTVVAFALFAPVAATGALLSLSRMQNDVTQWLPGAYQETRDFLRFLAHFDPEAFVLVSWEGCTLDDPRVGRLAEQLVGPPRLEPGPSRSPYFSKVITGPSVLEKLCQPPINLQREEALRRLTGSLIGPDGRTTCVVFSMTEAGVHQMRAALTELEQVAQRECGLAPTELKLGGPPVDNVALDVAGEQSMLLVLGLTSVFGLLVCWWCLRRPLLIALVLTTALYTVALSLSAFYFTGGVMNAIVLTMPPLVYVAAASGAIHLANYYRELVVEVGPERAPAEAVRLAALPLGLATFTTAVGLLSLAVSELAPIQAFGIYSALGVCFGLVCLLLLLPAALRLWPVLPTPAELAVFEVRARGGIWQRAMTLVLDRPGLCTLATLLVVVLAAWGLPRVETSVQIMRLFSSDARILRDYGWLEKHLGPLSPIEVLVRFDADCPLDFRQRFYVVERLQRDIEAVPNVGTALSAVTFAPSLIEPQRPGSAHALGTMSRNIFGGSRARATLEKVRLERHRPEFRQTGFFRDDGPQELWRITARVAALADVDYQAFKAQVDRAVAPVERALDKQRIHGIQVSYTGVLPIVYQAQNSLLRGMVFGYGTDVLFIVVAMVLAVRSGAAGLLLLLPSVLPAVVLFGVFGWTGTVVDLGTVMPPAVALGVTVDDVMHFLLCFRREIQGGRSRRAAIASGYQHCGRAMYQSWAVLGLGVLAFLFSPFAPTCRFGLVMMALLTIGLAGNLVFLPALLGGPLGAYWERRLRRRQQDLQPAPVEPEMFVQPVVTVAQVPARSS; from the coding sequence ATGAGCCAACGACGCCGAGCCTGGTGGACGGTCGTGGCCTTTGCGCTCTTCGCGCCGGTGGCCGCCACGGGAGCACTGCTGTCGCTTTCGCGGATGCAAAACGACGTCACGCAGTGGCTCCCCGGTGCCTATCAAGAGACCCGTGACTTTCTACGATTCCTGGCCCATTTCGACCCCGAGGCCTTCGTGCTGGTGAGCTGGGAGGGGTGCACGCTCGACGATCCTCGCGTCGGGCGACTGGCAGAACAGCTCGTGGGTCCGCCACGGCTCGAGCCCGGGCCCAGCCGCTCTCCGTATTTCAGCAAAGTCATCACGGGCCCCAGCGTGCTCGAGAAGCTTTGTCAGCCGCCGATCAATCTCCAGCGCGAGGAAGCCCTACGGCGCCTGACCGGCTCGCTCATCGGCCCCGACGGACGCACGACCTGCGTCGTCTTTTCGATGACCGAGGCCGGCGTGCACCAGATGCGAGCCGCGCTGACCGAACTCGAGCAAGTCGCCCAGCGCGAGTGTGGACTGGCTCCCACGGAACTCAAGCTCGGGGGCCCGCCGGTCGACAACGTGGCCCTCGACGTGGCCGGTGAGCAAAGCATGCTCCTGGTGTTGGGGCTCACCAGCGTGTTTGGCCTGCTGGTGTGTTGGTGGTGTCTGCGGCGTCCGCTGTTGATTGCGCTGGTGCTCACCACCGCGCTCTACACCGTGGCCCTGAGCCTGAGTGCCTTCTATTTCACGGGCGGCGTCATGAACGCCATCGTCCTGACGATGCCGCCGCTGGTCTATGTGGCGGCCGCATCCGGCGCGATCCACCTGGCAAATTACTATCGCGAACTCGTGGTTGAAGTCGGACCCGAGCGTGCGCCGGCCGAAGCCGTGCGCCTGGCGGCATTGCCCCTCGGACTGGCAACCTTCACGACGGCCGTGGGCCTCTTGTCGTTGGCGGTCAGCGAGCTGGCGCCGATCCAGGCCTTTGGCATTTACTCGGCGCTGGGGGTGTGCTTCGGCCTGGTCTGTTTGCTGCTCTTGCTTCCAGCGGCGCTGCGGCTCTGGCCGGTGCTGCCGACTCCTGCGGAGCTTGCCGTGTTCGAAGTGCGCGCTCGCGGAGGGATCTGGCAGCGCGCGATGACGCTGGTCCTCGACCGCCCCGGGCTGTGCACGCTGGCAACCTTGCTGGTCGTGGTGCTGGCCGCCTGGGGACTGCCACGCGTGGAAACCTCAGTACAAATCATGCGGCTGTTTTCGTCCGATGCCCGCATCCTCCGCGATTACGGCTGGCTCGAAAAACATTTGGGTCCGCTCTCGCCGATCGAGGTGCTGGTGCGGTTCGATGCCGATTGCCCCCTCGATTTCCGGCAGCGTTTCTACGTGGTCGAACGTCTGCAACGCGATATCGAGGCCGTACCTAATGTCGGCACGGCGCTGTCGGCGGTGACTTTTGCGCCCAGCTTGATCGAGCCGCAGCGTCCCGGCTCGGCCCATGCGCTGGGCACGATGTCGCGCAATATCTTCGGCGGCAGCCGAGCCCGGGCCACGCTCGAAAAGGTGCGCCTTGAGCGCCATCGCCCCGAATTTCGCCAGACAGGTTTCTTTCGCGACGATGGGCCGCAAGAGCTGTGGAGAATCACGGCGCGCGTGGCGGCCCTGGCCGACGTCGACTACCAGGCTTTCAAGGCCCAGGTCGATCGGGCGGTTGCACCGGTTGAGCGTGCCCTCGACAAGCAGCGAATTCACGGCATCCAAGTGAGCTACACGGGCGTGCTGCCGATTGTGTATCAAGCACAGAATTCGCTGCTGCGCGGCATGGTCTTCGGCTACGGCACCGACGTGCTGTTCATCGTCGTGGCGATGGTCCTGGCCGTGCGCAGCGGCGCGGCCGGTCTGCTCTTGTTGTTGCCGAGCGTGCTGCCGGCGGTGGTGCTGTTCGGCGTCTTTGGCTGGACCGGCACGGTCGTCGATTTGGGGACCGTCATGCCGCCGGCCGTCGCGCTCGGAGTCACGGTCGACGACGTGATGCATTTCCTGTTGTGTTTCCGCCGCGAGATTCAAGGCGGCCGCTCGCGCCGTGCGGCCATCGCCAGCGGCTACCAGCACTGCGGCCGCGCGATGTACCAAAGCTGGGCCGTCCTGGGTTTGGGGGTCCTGGCTTTTCTGTTCAGTCCGTTTGCCCCGACGTGCCGCTTCGGCCTGGTGATGATGGCCTTGCTGACCATTGGGCTAGCGGGCAACCTGGTTTTCCTGCCGGCGCTGCTAGGTGGACCGCTGGGGGCATACTGGGAACGCCGCCTGCGCCGCCGGCAGCAGGATCTGCAGCCGGCCCCAGTCGAGCCCGAAATGTTTGTGCAGCCGGTCGTCACCGTCGCGCAGGTTCCGGCGCGCTCGAGCTAA
- a CDS encoding SDR family oxidoreductase — protein MSYLLLTGSTGLLGRYVLRHLSDADRRVAVVVRPGKLATARQRVELLMQDWEARLGRPLPRPVVLAGDLRRADLGLAPADERWIAENCGALLHSAASMVFKEQDDGEPRRTNVDGTRHVLELCRRTGIGEFHHVSTAYLCGLRTGRVLETELDLGQDLGNVYEQSKLDGEKLVRGAKWLRQTTFYRPASIVGDARDGFTTSYHGFYLPLQLAYTMAGRIPPEEMGERFFAQLGLRGDEGKNFVPVDWVAAGLVSIYLRPECHGQTYHLASPAPVTVREMQRVIQDSIRKYSKRRTATRATEQDLATCERMFHHHMQIYRSHWRDDPVFDCTFANQVLPHLPCPRMDYERMLRIAGYAIEQNFAAPKHRQLSLAFDAEQWLSQTAPCGGAGEMLVNLRVSGPGGGEWTLALADEGAVGWTAGLCEAAPATAYCHAQTLARLARAETSWSAALASGQLLTECERPEGGQALAALESWFDTQVGAEAT, from the coding sequence ATGTCGTATTTGTTGCTTACCGGGTCCACGGGACTGCTCGGCCGGTATGTTCTGCGCCACTTGAGCGACGCCGACCGGCGCGTGGCGGTGGTGGTTCGGCCGGGCAAACTGGCCACGGCCCGGCAGCGCGTCGAGCTGCTCATGCAAGACTGGGAAGCGCGGCTGGGCCGCCCGCTGCCGCGGCCCGTCGTGCTGGCCGGCGACCTGCGACGGGCGGACCTGGGCCTGGCGCCCGCCGACGAGCGTTGGATTGCCGAGAACTGCGGCGCGCTGCTGCATAGCGCGGCCAGCATGGTGTTCAAAGAACAGGACGACGGCGAGCCGCGTCGAACGAACGTCGACGGTACGCGGCACGTGCTCGAACTATGTCGCCGCACGGGTATCGGCGAGTTTCATCACGTCTCGACCGCCTATCTGTGCGGATTGCGCACCGGTCGCGTGCTGGAGACCGAGCTCGATTTGGGGCAAGACCTGGGCAACGTCTACGAGCAAAGCAAGCTGGACGGCGAGAAGCTGGTCCGCGGGGCGAAATGGCTGCGGCAAACCACGTTCTACCGGCCGGCCAGCATTGTCGGCGATGCGCGCGACGGCTTCACAACGTCCTATCATGGCTTCTACCTGCCCTTGCAGTTGGCCTACACGATGGCGGGTCGCATCCCGCCGGAGGAAATGGGCGAGCGGTTCTTTGCTCAGCTCGGCTTGCGTGGCGACGAAGGCAAGAATTTTGTACCGGTCGATTGGGTCGCCGCGGGCCTGGTTTCGATCTATTTGCGGCCTGAATGTCACGGCCAGACGTATCACCTCGCCTCGCCGGCGCCGGTGACTGTGCGCGAGATGCAACGGGTGATTCAGGACTCGATTCGCAAGTATTCCAAACGCCGCACCGCCACCCGGGCCACGGAACAGGATCTGGCCACCTGCGAGCGGATGTTTCATCACCACATGCAGATCTATCGCTCGCATTGGCGCGACGATCCGGTGTTCGACTGTACGTTCGCCAACCAGGTGTTGCCGCACTTGCCGTGCCCCCGCATGGATTACGAGCGCATGCTGCGGATCGCGGGATATGCCATCGAACAGAACTTCGCCGCGCCGAAGCACCGGCAGCTTTCGCTGGCCTTCGACGCCGAGCAATGGCTTTCCCAGACCGCGCCATGCGGCGGCGCCGGCGAGATGCTGGTCAATCTGCGCGTCAGCGGTCCTGGCGGCGGCGAGTGGACGCTGGCACTGGCCGACGAAGGCGCCGTCGGCTGGACGGCCGGATTGTGCGAGGCGGCGCCAGCCACGGCGTATTGCCATGCTCAGACCTTGGCGCGGCTGGCCCGCGCCGAGACGAGTTGGTCCGCGGCGCTAGCCAGCGGCCAATTGCTGACTGAATGTGAGCGACCGGAGGGCGGTCAGGCCCTCGCGGCGCTCGAAAGTTGGTTCGACACGCAGGTCGGCGCCGAGGCCACGTGA
- a CDS encoding WS/DGAT domain-containing protein produces the protein MTDASIERDTPAVRSPSGGEVTGPLALAVFERYYLADDRPGHPTVFPVEARFRGPLDRAALQEALAATVARHPMLRMRLAGPESQPYWMPGEAPKIQWGDLASAEPGAMRPFELRLEAPLRVMVDVDVAAWRLRLLLHHAACDGVGAVQFLADLLIAYDHRVRGAAGEPAWNPLDPQRLLVRDEFGLRDYRTTLTDAYYTAVLWTRLLFRRAAVMRSPAPAEIRAGVGPFDPFAFGTCTLSAGETDQLSQVARSLGVTVNDLLLRDLFLELAAWNAGGTRRPLRITVPTNLRLEADAMMPAANVLAYAFLERRDRQLHDAKALLRSVHDEMVAIKQWRLGLFFIGGLRIACALPALMRWALRRNLAFATAVFSNLGTVLALAPLERRSGHLVCGDSLLESLVGVPPIRPNTRLSLSALSYAGRLAVMLLADPQYFSQAERDAFLQAYLARVRETISSSAPEPARR, from the coding sequence ATGACTGACGCATCCATCGAGCGTGATACCCCCGCAGTCCGCTCGCCGTCCGGCGGCGAAGTCACGGGGCCCTTGGCGCTCGCCGTGTTTGAGCGGTACTACCTGGCCGACGATCGCCCTGGCCACCCGACGGTGTTTCCGGTCGAGGCCCGATTTCGTGGGCCGCTCGATCGCGCGGCCCTGCAGGAGGCCCTGGCTGCGACCGTCGCGCGGCATCCGATGCTGCGTATGCGGCTGGCCGGCCCAGAGTCGCAACCGTATTGGATGCCCGGCGAAGCCCCGAAGATTCAGTGGGGCGACCTGGCATCCGCGGAGCCCGGGGCCATGCGGCCCTTCGAATTGCGTCTCGAGGCGCCTCTGCGCGTGATGGTCGATGTCGACGTCGCAGCCTGGCGACTGCGTCTGTTGTTGCATCATGCGGCCTGCGACGGCGTGGGGGCCGTCCAATTCCTCGCAGACCTGTTGATCGCTTACGACCATCGAGTTCGTGGCGCTGCCGGTGAACCTGCGTGGAACCCGCTCGACCCGCAACGGCTGCTCGTGCGCGATGAATTCGGTCTGCGCGATTACCGGACCACGCTCACAGACGCGTATTACACGGCAGTGCTCTGGACGCGCCTGCTGTTCCGCCGCGCGGCGGTGATGCGATCGCCAGCACCGGCCGAAATCCGGGCCGGGGTGGGCCCATTCGATCCCTTCGCCTTTGGCACCTGCACGTTGAGCGCCGGCGAGACCGACCAACTCTCGCAGGTGGCGCGAAGTCTGGGCGTCACGGTGAATGACTTGCTGCTGCGCGACTTGTTTCTCGAACTGGCCGCCTGGAATGCTGGAGGTACTCGGCGGCCGTTACGGATCACTGTGCCCACGAATCTCCGGCTCGAGGCGGATGCCATGATGCCTGCGGCCAACGTCCTGGCCTATGCCTTCCTCGAGCGGCGCGACCGCCAGTTGCACGATGCCAAGGCACTGCTGCGCTCGGTGCACGACGAAATGGTCGCCATCAAGCAATGGCGGCTGGGATTGTTCTTCATCGGCGGGCTGCGCATCGCCTGTGCTCTGCCGGCGCTCATGCGCTGGGCGCTGCGTCGAAACCTGGCGTTTGCGACGGCCGTGTTCAGCAACCTGGGAACCGTGCTTGCTCTGGCCCCGCTCGAACGCCGTTCAGGGCACCTGGTGTGCGGCGATAGCCTGCTCGAATCGCTGGTTGGCGTGCCGCCCATCCGCCCGAATACGCGGCTGTCGCTGAGCGCCCTAAGCTATGCGGGCAGGCTGGCCGTAATGCTGCTGGCGGACCCGCAGTATTTTTCGCAGGCGGAGCGCGACGCCTTCTTGCAGGCGTACCTCGCGCGCGTGCGAGAGACGATTAGCTCGAGCGCGCCGGAACCTGCGCGACGGTGA
- a CDS encoding PEP-CTERM sorting domain-containing protein, giving the protein MKLTKIVSTFALTALLALCAQPALATPTPVTLTLTPASVLTLTVAALGSVTGTTTTTLTGTQGITLDDGVPTATSMTLDGGNINLSDASLFLNLGFLLGGVNAGIKNGHLTGLVSTGSVPLNYTAGTWNYTFDPGDPSGGNLTSAGIDNGILTYNGTGIIGSLLGSGTLDFSTSPANFDLPPLGQVATLTQTLLGSSGVSTTYKITMSAPINVAQSVLTAPVQVDATLVGGIVATGTYVVAPEPSTIVLLGIALAGLVAMRRKIRR; this is encoded by the coding sequence ATGAAGCTAACGAAGATCGTTTCTACCTTTGCGCTTACGGCGCTGCTGGCGCTGTGCGCTCAGCCCGCATTAGCGACGCCGACTCCGGTGACGCTAACGCTGACACCGGCGTCAGTCCTCACCTTGACTGTAGCTGCTCTCGGCTCGGTCACTGGTACGACGACGACGACGCTTACTGGCACGCAAGGCATCACGCTTGATGATGGCGTGCCCACGGCCACCTCCATGACGCTCGATGGTGGCAACATTAATCTTTCCGATGCCAGCTTGTTTCTGAACCTTGGTTTCCTCCTCGGTGGTGTGAACGCCGGCATCAAGAACGGCCATCTCACCGGACTGGTCAGCACCGGCTCGGTGCCGCTCAACTACACCGCTGGCACCTGGAACTACACGTTCGATCCAGGCGATCCGTCGGGGGGCAACCTGACGTCGGCCGGGATTGATAACGGCATCCTGACCTACAACGGCACCGGCATCATCGGCAGCCTGTTGGGTTCGGGGACGCTCGATTTTTCGACCAGCCCGGCAAACTTCGATCTGCCGCCGCTGGGACAAGTCGCCACGCTGACCCAGACCCTGCTGGGGAGCAGCGGCGTATCGACGACCTACAAGATCACCATGTCGGCACCGATTAATGTTGCCCAATCGGTGTTGACTGCCCCGGTACAGGTCGACGCGACGCTGGTTGGCGGGATCGTCGCCACGGGCACGTATGTCGTGGCGCCGGAACCTTCGACGATCGTGTTGTTGGGAATCGCATTGGCAGGTCTCGTGGCCATGCGCCGCAAGATTCGCCGGTAA
- a CDS encoding TfoX/Sxy family protein produces the protein MAYDAQLAARVDRVLTADDGFESRRMFGGIGYLLRGNMCVGVYQDTLIVRVGPDAYEAALAEPEVRKFDITGKPLRGWVMLTRRGVASEAALRRWIGRALSFVEHLPPKGLAQKSPRPQVRRGRKKKN, from the coding sequence GTGGCCTACGATGCACAACTTGCAGCGCGCGTCGACCGAGTCTTGACCGCGGACGACGGTTTCGAGTCGCGTCGCATGTTCGGCGGGATCGGCTATTTGCTCCGCGGCAATATGTGCGTGGGCGTTTATCAAGACACATTGATCGTGCGCGTGGGGCCCGACGCATACGAGGCCGCGCTGGCCGAGCCCGAAGTCCGCAAGTTCGACATCACCGGGAAGCCGCTCCGAGGCTGGGTGATGTTGACTCGCCGTGGCGTCGCGTCCGAGGCCGCCTTGCGCCGTTGGATTGGCAGGGCCCTGAGCTTCGTCGAGCATTTGCCCCCCAAGGGTTTGGCGCAGAAAAGCCCGCGCCCGCAAGTGCGCCGCGGGCGCAAGAAGAAAAATTGA